A single Antechinus flavipes isolate AdamAnt ecotype Samford, QLD, Australia chromosome 5, AdamAnt_v2, whole genome shotgun sequence DNA region contains:
- the LOC127539397 gene encoding olfactory receptor 9K2-like, translating to MGDRGISNHSEVNEFILVGFQVRPELQILLFFIFLLSYSMVLLGNIGMIVLILTASRLNTPMYFFLGNLSFIDLSYSSAVAPKAIVNFLSENKTISFAGCVAQLFFFALFIVTEGFLLAAMAYDRFIAICSPLLYSARMSRSLCIQLVAGSYFCGCISSILQVSITFTMSFCASHVIDLFYCDIRPIQKISCSNVFINKVVSYSLSAIIILPTIIIIMVSYIYIISTILKIRSTEGQMKAFSTCGSHLMVVSLLYGTVSFMYLTPASNPELGKVASLCYTIVTPMLNPLIYSLRNKDVKEALKGMLWGKKGFL from the coding sequence ATGGGTGACAGGGGGATAAGCAACCACTCAGAAGTGAATGAATTCATTCTCGTAGGCTTCCAGGTCCGTCCAGAGCTTCAAATCCtccttttcttcatatttctgcTTTCCTATAGCATGGTCCTTCTGGGGAACATTGGTATGATTGTCCTCATCCTGACTGCTTCCCGACTGAACACACCAATGTATTTCTTCCTAGGCAATCTCtcttttattgatctttcctacTCCTCTGCTGTGGCACCCAAAGCCATAGTCAACTTTCTCTCTGAGAATAAGACCATCTCCTTTGCAGGCTGTGTGGCCCAGCTCTTCTTCTTTGCTCTCTTTATTGTGACTGAGGGCTTTCTGTTGGCAGCTATGGCCTATGACCGCTTCATAGCCATTTGCTCCCCACTCCTGTATTCTGCCCGTATGTCAAGAAGCCTTTGCATCCAACTGGTTGCAGGATCCTATTTTTGTGGCTGTATCAGTTCCATCCTTCAAGTCAGCATTACCTTTACTATGTCCTTCTGTGCATCTCATGTTATTGACCTTTTTTACTGTGATATTCGCCCAATACAGAAGATCTCATGTTCTAATGTCTTTATTAACAAGGTGGTGTCATATTCTTTGTCTGCCATCATTATTTTACCTACCATTATAATCATCATGGTGTCTTACATCTATATCATATCTACTATCCTGAAGATCCGTTCCACTGAAGGACAAATGAAAGCGTTCTCCACCTGTGGGTCTCATCTGATGGTTGTGAGTTTGCTCTATGGGACTGTTTCTTTTATGTATCTCACACCTGCCAGTAACCCAGAGCTGGGGAAAGTGGCCTCTCTGTGTTACACCATTGTCACTCCAATGTTAAATcctttgatttattctttaagaaacaaaGATGTCAAAGAAGCTCTGAAAGGTATGTTATGGGGCAAAAAGGGTTTTCTCTAA